One stretch of Candidatus Margulisiibacteriota bacterium DNA includes these proteins:
- a CDS encoding DUF4263 domain-containing protein: MSIQYDRIIFSNDKLTLKINFSGIKDSVVRANDLKMSVYAFKNDTAEPVFSEELEINQIRSLYNQLNAISIIKDSSISSSGSFIEIEKHIHSKLELFSALDRSTLQKLVSKLDAAEEIGIDNIVAAQRIVKWRIQLDNLKLLLELEENGNIVDEINKRQSLQEYIASQPEKIFQNWIEKNLWIFGVEYSKKHDARKIAIFSEADLLMESLDGFMDLIELKRPKYKIFQLDNSHKCYYPSSDLAKVIGQCLFYMQKLDEYKLILEKEHNVKIIRPRIKIIAGRTTNFDKTQFEALRMLNCNLNHIQIISYDYLLNCGEQILSNYK; this comes from the coding sequence ATGAGTATTCAATATGACAGAATTATATTCTCAAATGACAAACTTACTTTAAAGATTAACTTCTCGGGGATTAAGGATAGTGTTGTTCGTGCTAATGATCTGAAAATGTCCGTATATGCGTTCAAAAATGATACTGCAGAACCCGTGTTTTCTGAGGAGTTAGAAATAAATCAAATTAGAAGCCTTTACAATCAATTAAACGCAATATCGATTATAAAAGACAGCTCTATAAGTTCGTCTGGAAGTTTTATAGAAATAGAAAAACATATTCATTCAAAACTTGAGCTGTTTAGTGCTTTAGACAGGAGCACCTTACAGAAACTCGTTAGTAAACTAGATGCAGCTGAAGAAATAGGAATTGATAACATAGTTGCAGCACAAAGAATCGTGAAATGGAGAATTCAGTTGGATAATTTGAAATTACTTTTGGAATTAGAAGAAAATGGGAATATCGTTGATGAAATTAATAAGCGTCAAAGTCTTCAAGAGTATATAGCCAGTCAGCCTGAGAAAATATTTCAAAACTGGATAGAAAAAAATCTATGGATATTTGGTGTTGAGTATTCAAAAAAACATGATGCTCGCAAGATTGCGATATTTAGCGAAGCTGATTTATTAATGGAATCACTGGATGGTTTCATGGATTTAATTGAACTTAAAAGACCAAAATACAAAATTTTCCAGCTTGATAATTCACACAAATGCTATTATCCATCTTCTGATTTAGCAAAAGTTATCGGACAGTGTTTATTTTATATGCAAAAACTTGACGAGTATAAACTCATTTTAGAAAAAGAACATAATGTTAAGATCATTAGGCCGAGAATCAAAATTATTGCTGGTCGAACAACTAATTTTGACAAAACCCAATTCGAAGCGTTACGAATGCTCAATTGCAATTTAAATCATATTCAAATCATTTCATATGATTATTTGTTAAATTGTGGAGAACAAATTTTGTCGAATTATAAGTAA